In Chloroflexota bacterium, the genomic stretch GCAATGTTGCCGCCGTAAAGGGCAATCCCCAGGTGGCCAAAAACGATGCCGAAATAAAAGGTATCAAATTCAAGGGCATTCCATCCTTCCATGATGCCGCTGGAGGAAAGGACAGGGGCAGCAATACCATATTCTGTTTCGAGGTCGATGGGGTGAAGGTATGCCACCTCGGCGACCTCGGCCATGAACTGACCGCCGAGCAGGTGGCGGCGGTAGGCAGTGTGGACATCATCCTTCTGCCGGTTGGTGGTTTTTACACCATTGATGCCGCCGTGGCCAGCAGAGTTGCCGGGCAACTGAAACCCAAAGTAATCATACCGATGCATTTTAAAAACAATAAATGCGATTTCCCGATAAGCGGTGTGGATGAATTCCTGCGCGGCAAAAAAGATATCAGCCAGCCCGAGGCCAGTGAAGTGGAGCTCAAGGCTGGAGAGCTGCCGTCGGCCACCCGGGTCATCGTGCTGAAGCCGGCAATGTAAACGGAAGATGAGCACGGTTCTGGGGTAGTCGACAGGAGACTGCGCGCGCTGATGCCTTGGCGAACCCGTCCACAGAAAAAACATGGCGGAAAACGGCTTCCACCTCTGGAAGTTTACTGAAGGTCGTGGTAAAATAAACTAGGGTGGTGAGGTTGCCGGGATTTTATAATTACGTTGGAAATTAGCAGTATTGTTCTTGCCGGCGGCAAGAGTTCACGTCTCGGGCACGATAAGGTTTTTAAAACTGTTGGCGACCGACTTTTGCTGGAATTGGTAGTAAATTCCGTAGCTCCCCTTTCTCAGGAGATAATACTGGTAGCCGCTAGTAAAAACGCATTAGTCCAATCGGCTAAATATCCCGGGTTAAGGGCAGTAACCGATGTCTTTCCAGGCAAAGGTCCATTGGGTGGTATTTACACCGGTTTACTTGCCTCCACCTCGTTCTATAACCTTGTCGTCGCCTCGGATATGCCTTTCTTAAACCCGGCGCTGTTACACTATATGACAAAAGTTTCGGCTGATTTCGACATCGTGGTAACCAGAGTCGGTGAGCTGGTAGAACCGCTGCATGCCGTTTATGCCAAGAGCTGTCTCGAATCCATCGAGCATCTGCTCAAGCACAATGAACTATCGGTGCGCCGGCTCTTCTCCATGGTCCGAACCCGATATGTAGAAGCTGATGAAATTGAGCGGTTTGACCCCGACCACCTCAGTTTCTTCAATGTCAATACCCAGGGCGACCTCCAGAAGGCAGAAGAAATCGCCCGAGGAATGGAACGATGATAAGTGTTGAAGAGGCACTTGAGAAAGTGCTCAGCTATGTAGACGTACTTGAAGCCGAAGAAGTCCCAATCCTGGAATCGCTGGGACAGGTACTGGCTGAAGATATTAACTCACATATAGATATACCACCACTGGACAACGCGGCTATGGATGGCTATGCCGTTATAGCCGCTGATACGCATGGCGCCAGCGCCCGGTCGCCGCGTTTCCTGCAGGTCATCGATACCGTCGGCGCCGGTTCCATTTCCCAACAG encodes the following:
- a CDS encoding MBL fold metallo-hydrolase, with protein sequence MKIKWLGHATFLITSDSDVKIITDPYEPNDKLRYGEINESADIATVSHEHSDHGNVAAVKGNPQVAKNDAEIKGIKFKGIPSFHDAAGGKDRGSNTIFCFEVDGVKVCHLGDLGHELTAEQVAAVGSVDIILLPVGGFYTIDAAVASRVAGQLKPKVIIPMHFKNNKCDFPISGVDEFLRGKKDISQPEASEVELKAGELPSATRVIVLKPAM
- a CDS encoding molybdenum cofactor guanylyltransferase, translating into MEISSIVLAGGKSSRLGHDKVFKTVGDRLLLELVVNSVAPLSQEIILVAASKNALVQSAKYPGLRAVTDVFPGKGPLGGIYTGLLASTSFYNLVVASDMPFLNPALLHYMTKVSADFDIVVTRVGELVEPLHAVYAKSCLESIEHLLKHNELSVRRLFSMVRTRYVEADEIERFDPDHLSFFNVNTQGDLQKAEEIARGMER